In the genome of Lathyrus oleraceus cultivar Zhongwan6 chromosome 4, CAAS_Psat_ZW6_1.0, whole genome shotgun sequence, the window aattcttcttaacgatcaggagaggagatgctaaatcagcaacgtcagtaacgtgagaattgtcgtccacaacattaacattctggtcatgattaggcataggtgctgtgatgacattgggggtcgccggaggatcaaattcaatttctccagcgtcgatcatatcctgaatcttgttcttcaacaaccagcaatcattcgtatcatgcccggggctatcggagtgataggcacacctggcgttgggattataacgaggagaagtagtgttgggatttgcaggagggcctctgagggtaatcaaattggcctttaacatactctgcagtgcttgggttaaagtcatattgatcttggtaaactgtcttctcgacctgtcttgtctgtgttggaagttctgagatggcggtgcggcaattgtaactgccccaacagtatggtcacgattcttcttgttatgcttcctctcactgtacacagcatttgattcactctttccctgataggactttttggtgcttgcagaagtagctgcctgtatctttccacttcgaatgccgctttcaacccgttcacctgtcaagataagttcagtgaaacctgacgaggaacttcccagtagatggctgtagaatgggccagtcagtgtacccatgaacatgtccactaactctcgatcagtcatagggggtttgactctgccagccaaatctctccacttttgagcatattctttgaaactttctttagagcccatagtcatattttgtagctgtagccgagtaggcgctaactcagaattatactggtagtgcttgtagaaagctgttgctaaatcagtccatgtgcggatgttagagctctcaagctgataataccactctaactgtgtgccagacagactctcttggaagaaatggatccacagtttcttatcagtagtgtgcggctgaatctttctcacataagcccttagatgcatctgaggacaagaggcaccatcatacttagtgaaaatgggaaccttgaatttgcggggaatgaccacatcagagaccagacccaagttttcgaaatccagaccgggcactttctgcccctccatagctagcatacgttcttccagcaacttgtacttatcatccttcggagagtactgttcatgttcataatcttcatcgtcgtcctcagaattgacgagattaggattctcatcttccgaatcattctcggtctcttcttctgaatccttcagaattctaatcttgactcctgtaacctgtcccttaagccttctccccggttgatgtaacccacaggtttctggtccttcttcttctccatcaaaagagctttcagttcttcctgccccttagataagctcagcatcatttcctggaattgagcattctgggcctggagatctttgacagtttgttcgagagccattgttcaatctgtttgaatctgctggaatctgtttgataggaaaatcgtgagaacactgatcctttagaatacctgttatgcgatgcaatgcaatgtatgaaatgttttcaaggactttcgggatttaactttgcataaactaacaaaaagagctttttttttcttttctcttttgtttttgcttttgtttttgtttttttctgtttttttttagcagagttaaatccctaaatccttgaaatggttagtacaatgccatgatgttatgatgttatgttgttataatgtcatgttgttagataaatagcaagcacaagcaagtcacacaacaatcacccctaggttttaaggcttgcgtgagttccataggtaaataccctccccactgaagtttggttggttcaacctgtcttagaatagtaaccgggttctagaaggatctcaaatcattgacctttccttaagtccacttcagtgcaacaccaagtggttgaccgaagcttccctaaagtccaatctcaaagagtgtagtatcaagtctcaaccaactccagtcggaaccgaagccagttatctcactactttctaatggccaggatgagtcaattagggttctaaaggtctggttaatgcttttatgacaccacgcgaatgccaaatatttcctcaactaacatgaggaacatcaggacatccaaagtgccacattaaccgtagccatcattttgaccattccagtatacgccggacagtcgcgatgatctcttgctacttacctaaggtacactagatccgggtgtaggatctttcactcaagcataacatacccaagcaatcccttaaaaataaatcagacaaattgaataagtgatcttgtttttaaggtaacctctctttttaaatatttaggttccccagcagagtcgccagttctatcatacggtgaactggactttttgtgttttttatcgcaatgtcgcggttagcaagagtcgccaccgacttttcttttatccaataaggaaaggtggaaaagaacaggaaagaccttagtttagattttggattcgggaggtacattatacaaagggaaggtgttagcaccctttgtatccatggttatccatgggctcttaattgctcgatcacttatattatttttgtctaaaaaagtgtttgtgaattgtttggaaaattgttttgaaaagagaatttaacttcgtaatgattcttgtatgaatgtatacaaagtggttatcccgttttagttttgaaaattgtttagaaaaatataactcggtaatgattctagtatgaatgtataccaagtggtgattttctaaaggcattttgaaaggtgtgaggtgcaaaaaaaaatgttttaagttgtgagccagcaattaagagttataccgacccaaggtctttacgggcatttcctatccttatgagggtaaaactgtccttattattgagaaataagtagttttatcctttggatgtaaaagggtcatcgtagggtcatcgattggtcattgaaggcaacagttatgaggataccttagcattcgaagggactatcatcatttaaccgtaggcaacatcggagggtcatcgagggacaaagttgtatattcgaaggcaacatccgagggactataatttattttatgatgatttaaccgaagggtctttgctaagggtatccccacgttcgcgggacatgaccgtaatatcgtaatcgtaaggcaacaaagagaggtccaagatcacttattcaaaggcaaagttttacaattaattatataattaggatgaaactccacattaaaattattaaaaataatatattaaaaaattaatacattagaaattaatacattaaaaaattaatttagggtgaaactccacaagggtatcccacaaataaagtggaatacctagccaataaccttttcctgggatatgtgaacctttacgaaactcaaaaaaagaaacatgttagaacaccaaatcagggtgcaatcgaagattacaccggagaaatatcacaacaataaataggataggatgaataatgcatggctatgataaaaacataaaaaaaaacaaactagaagaatcaggtactgtctcgttcgcctctgcctcgcctagcgaaggccacggattttgaatttgaaaacagccccatgttaggaactttgaattttatggcattttatcacaggaataacatggtcaaacattcagggtattcaggcatatttaaattcccatacgaaagcaaattatatatcaacatttaatcatgatgcattatatatgtagatatggccaattgaaagtataaacaatagagatacgcaaacctgtttgccaattcaaggttgaagggattgaccacttgtagtatcggaataagttaggcagcgggaattggacggcgatggcttcggtgcagatgggctgccttcagggtttctttactctgaattctccgggtaggcagggttcctatgccaaagtttctatccgtccttctctgttctctctctttctttttcctcaaggttttgttccaaggaaacctcagagtgttttgcttctcttccttctttctccagtgaatctcccagtgtaaactccaagtctccctccccctactgaaacttcagtatttatagactaatttcgtgggtaatgggcttggaatgagggagacccaagtccaaaataatttgttatattttatttatttatttattttaattatttaattaattaattaattaattaattaattaattaattaaaaaaaaatttctctctttttttttcttttctttttttttttttttttttttttttttttttttttttttttaggaaaaatgatgggtaatttttggggtatgacaaaggGCATATATGATTTAAAGGGTGCTCAAGCATGGCTAAGAGAGATCCAGAAGATTTTCCGAGTGATGGCTTGTACTGAGGAACATAAAGTATTGTTTGGTAATCATATATTGTCATAGGAAGTTGAAGATTTGTGGGATAATGCACATTAGAGACTAGAGGTTGTTGGTACTGAGATTACTTGGGTTGTGTTCAAAGTGTATTTTCTAGAGAAGTAATTTCCCGAATACATGCGCATTAATAAGGAAATCAAGTTCCTTGAGCTAAAACAAGGAAATTCGACAGTTGTTGAGTATGCTGCGATGATTGAGGAGTTGGTCAAGTTTTATCAACATTATACCGGTGTGACTGCTAAGGGGTCGAAGTGTGTCAAGTTCGAGAGCGGCTTGAGACCCAAGATTAAGCAAGGTATTGGGTATCAAGAGATTCTCCAGTTTTATGTGCTAGTGAATAAATGTAGAATATACGACGAGGGCAGTAGAGCTCGATTTTCTCACTATAAGAGTTTTAGTGGGAAGAAAGGGAAGGATCAGAATCGTGGGAAATTTTTTCAAGCTCCAACTGACAAAGGGAAGCAGAAGGCTGGTCATAAGGCTATAGGTGGGAAAGAGCGAAGTGGGAGAGGCATTCCTACTTCTGTAAGATGTTTCAAATATGGTGAGTTTGGACATCATGCTCATGAGTGCAAGAGTACAACTGTGAATTGCTTTAAGTGTGGGAAGCCATGTCATCGAGCTACTGACTGTAGGAGTAATAATCCGACTTACTTTAATTATGGAGAGCAGAGTCATATTAGCACTCAGTGTGGGAAGCCTAATAAGGCTCAGTCTTAAGTGAAATTTTTTGCTTTGAGTGGAGCATAGACTACTGCATCTGATAACCTGCTTAGAGGTACATGCTTTATCAATAATATTCCTTTGATTACCATTATTGATACAGGTTCAACACATTCATTTATATCTGTTGAGTGTGTGTCGAGGCTGAATTTGGAAATGTCTGCTATGAGTGGTAGCATGGTCATTGATACCCCAACTAATGGTTTGGTGACTACTTTGTTAgtgtgtttgaattgtcctttgacAAACTTCGAGAGAGATTTTGGGATTGACTTAACGTGTTTGCCTCTAAGTCAACTTAATGTTATTCTGGGAATGAGTTGGTTGGAGTTCAACCGTGTGTTTATAAATTATTTTGATAAATCAGTAAAGTTTCTTGAATCCGGGGAGAGTACGAATTCGAGTTTCATGATTGCGAGACATGTAGAGATGTCATTAAGAGAGAGTGCTGTtagttgtaattttaagtgtcgggtttttgttatcgtatccacagggattgtaagatatcaccaccgttcgatggttgtattaatcttagcttaagtaacaatagggttttggttggttgtcacgttatcttgcataaaaaggtaataaattgcggtaaaagttatggtttgaataaatgagaaatattgccaaagttagggttcgatgatcactttgcatgtatttgttcggtcaacactcttataaactcctttagatgataaatcatttcacaaggtcctcccaatatgtttctctcgaacacacattgtgagttttcccattttgatccattgtttctctcgaacacaatctatcaaaatgacaactttttggttcaaccttatagtgaacaaaatcattcattactatctctagctaacaaacaagattggatgaaaacctaggtcaagagttggtaaacatctctcgatcataaaccaacacaaagagttttaaatagaaacaaagttttcatcatatattcaccattaaagagtttacacatgaagatccttacatttacacacaaagctagtaatcacctacatctaaccttgacaaatggaggacttagctactcattttcatggtagcttggtcggcaagtttcggaagaaggttgatcaacatccaagtcggataatcgatattggatgggaatccaccttctttttgtagaagatgtaagaacaaaaatagttctacaatagattccatgattttgatgataacaaaggatgaaaccaaaaatggcaccctaacgaaaagtttctaagtgtgcagggttctaaagaaagaagaaataaatctgatgatgtcatcagatgcacaacaagatcagatgcaaaatctcaagtatcagaagcatctaaagtggaatctcgtttcaagaagctctgactctggacaaaactgcaagtatcagaagcatctgtatatgaagtaaagtctagaagctctgactctgaacaaatgccttctgtaaagtctgaagttatcaagcgtcatctgaactttcaagagataacatcagaagcaagtttctccagatacacaaagactctaatcagaattgttaatcatgatgaagtaacgtttaagccaagttaaagttctgcaaatggatttcctcaatcagaaaagagacgttaatctccacttccaagagagaagttactaattgtggtaagtagtcacttccaagtgaaaaagtctactgcagaagctattaatggaatggcgtaattacatctcaatatccaacagactcaatgctacttcaactctacttcaactcctataaatagagaagaaatctcattcagtacacatgaagaaatcactagccaaaactatactgaaatcatatcacgctcaagaaaaacatctttgttcttcaaagattttcactaagctgttgcttatcaagtgaaaaatttgttcttaagtttgtaatatttgctttcttagaagcactctagattacacatcttgtatcttatttttatttgatttcctcaagtgactctttgtagtctgtagacttgagaggactaagagattttcttctctcttaggggttgtttgtaatctttcaagattagtgaattaagtccttgttgaaggcgaaatcaccttggccgggtggactggagtagctttgtgttataagcgaaccagtataaaatctttgtgtgatttcattttgcaaaagcgcttatttttcaaacaattcaaaccccccctttcttgtttttctcaccttcaattggtatcagagctccggctctgttattgattttcaaatcaaacacttaaccgtgtagagagatccagtgcgagaaaaacaaatggcccactcaaatgagaaagattcttacaatgccaagcctcctgtttttgatggagaaaagtttgattactggaaagatagaatcgaaagtttctttctgggttatgacgctgacctctgggacattgtcacagatggatacaaacctccaaccttaaatggagctgaagttcccagaagcaaaatgtcagaagatcagaaacgtgagttcaaaaatcatcacaaggccagaacaatacttctaaatgctatatcttacaacgaatacgaaaagatcaccaacagagagacggctaaagatatacttgactctctgaagatgacccatgaaggaaactcccaagtcaagg includes:
- the LOC127135968 gene encoding uncharacterized protein LOC127135968, yielding MRINKEIKFLELKQGNSTVVEYAAMIEELVKFYQHYTGVTAKGSKCVKFESGLRPKIKQGIGYQEILQFYVLVNKCRIYDEGSRARFSHYKSFSGKKGKDQNRGKFFQAPTDKGKQKAGHKAIGGKERSGRGIPTSVRCFKYGEFGHHAHECKSTTVNCFKCGKPCHRATDCRSNNPTYFNYGEQSHISTQCGKPNKAQS